From Nicotiana tabacum cultivar K326 chromosome 22, ASM71507v2, whole genome shotgun sequence, one genomic window encodes:
- the LOC142176276 gene encoding uncharacterized protein LOC142176276, whose amino-acid sequence MNGYSKENPGSIGGGGIVRDHKVGLIVAFADFCGHSSNNLAEIKAVLQSTNLCRSCGFLKDVVKLDSMLIINMINKNMKPPWQISHVLEQVWSIASIGEFTSLHYFREENGIVDQLANLGERNNNQVIFTEVVSLPRKVRDSLKLEQECLQNFRFKPRRNHYTTDDVIT is encoded by the coding sequence ATGAATGGTTATAGTAAAGAAAATCCTGGTTCCATTGGTGGTGGTGGGATTGTTAGAGATCATAAGGTCGGGTTGATTGTGGCTTTTGCTGACTTCTGTGGCCATAGTAGTAATAATTTGGCTGAAATTAAGGCAGTTTTACAAAGTACCAATTTGTGTAGGAGTTGTGGTTTCTTAAAGGATGTTGTGAAATTAGATTCCATGTTAATCATCAACATGATTAACAAGAATATGAAACCACCATGGCAAATTTCTCATGTCTTGGAACAGGTTTGGAGTATTGCTAGCATTGGAGAGTTTACTTCTCTCCATTATTTTAGAGAAGAAAATGGTATTGTTGATCAGTTGGCAAACTTAGGTGAGAGGAATAATAATCAAGTTATCTTCACAGAAGTTGTCTCTCTTCCTCGAAAGGTTAGAGATTCCTTGAAGTTAGAGCAAGAGTGCCTTCAAAATTTCAGATTCAAACCAAGAAGAAATCATTACACTACTGATGACGTCATTACTTGA
- the LOC107766120 gene encoding uncharacterized protein LOC107766120 — protein sequence MGQLEPNTNTRPVGALPSDTKKKPQVNAVTLKNGRELKEAPNKRRDTPIPEGELIPKSTECISRVQNKLPQKLKDPSNFTIPVRIGNIDVGCAFCDFGANINLMPLSLCKQLVLGASRPTTVMLQLADRSIAYPERMIEDVLLQIEKFIFPVDFIILDYEADEHVPIILG from the exons ATGGGGCAATTAGAGCCAAATACAAATACTAGGCCTGTAGGCGCTCTTCCTAGTGATACAAAGAAGAAACCTCAAGTCAATGCAGTCACACTAAAAAACGGGAGGGAATTAAAAGAAGCGCCAAATAAGAGAAGAGATACGCCTATACCTGAGGGGGAATTGATTCCTAAG TCTACTGAGTGCATTTcgagggtccaaaacaagcttcctcaaaagcttaaggaccccAGCAACTTTACCATCCCTGTGCGgattggtaatattgatgtgggcTGTGCTTTTTGTGATTTTGGGGCAAACATAAATCTGATGCCCTTGTCCTTGTGTAAGCAATTGGTTCTAGGAGCTTCAAGaccaaccactgtgatgttgcaactAGCTGATAGATCCATAGCGTACCCTGAAAGAatgattgaagatgtgttgctgCAGATTGAGAAATTCATCTTCCCAGTGGACTTTATTATCCTAGATTATGAGGCTGATGAACacgttccaatcatattgggatga